In a genomic window of Halalkalicoccus sp. CG83:
- a CDS encoding mechanosensitive ion channel family protein: MQVEAEVVSLLQGVVNWLLRTTAGRSVIALAVLFVGWYCSRVAVRMLGRPVAQRFERQSLTRTILRMIRLSIMLVAIAVAAGVMGIGAGNILLSVTVLSAAVGIILAPIVGNYVSGLFVLADQPYEIGDMIEIVDATDTGLRGFIEDITLRYTKVLSEDNTLLVVPNATIRERDVINYSAEDERTRRSLDMTVSYEGDLAEARRIMVRSARAVDGVISGGPTIRIGSARYPARPTCNIVRYADHGILLRLRYWLRTPYYDAPIRSEIQRRIWEELADADVEIPYPHMHHVFDETSGEAHVTNGPRDGAGPDLSDRR, translated from the coding sequence ATGCAGGTGGAGGCGGAGGTGGTGTCGTTGCTCCAGGGCGTCGTGAACTGGCTCCTCAGGACGACCGCGGGACGATCGGTGATCGCGCTCGCCGTGCTCTTCGTCGGTTGGTACTGTTCGCGTGTGGCCGTCCGGATGCTCGGACGCCCCGTCGCCCAGCGCTTCGAGCGCCAGAGCCTCACCCGGACGATCCTCCGGATGATCCGACTCTCGATCATGCTCGTGGCGATCGCCGTCGCCGCGGGCGTGATGGGGATCGGAGCGGGCAACATCCTGCTCTCGGTGACGGTGCTCTCGGCGGCAGTGGGTATCATCCTCGCGCCGATCGTCGGCAACTACGTCAGCGGGCTGTTCGTGCTCGCCGATCAGCCCTACGAGATCGGCGATATGATCGAGATCGTCGACGCGACCGACACCGGACTCCGTGGATTCATCGAGGACATCACGCTCCGGTATACGAAGGTCCTCAGCGAGGACAACACCCTGCTCGTCGTCCCCAACGCCACCATCCGCGAGCGTGACGTGATCAACTACTCAGCCGAGGACGAGCGAACCCGGCGGTCGCTCGACATGACCGTCAGCTATGAGGGCGACCTCGCGGAGGCCCGCCGGATCATGGTCCGATCGGCCCGGGCGGTCGACGGCGTGATCAGCGGCGGGCCGACCATTCGCATCGGGAGCGCCCGCTATCCGGCCCGACCCACCTGCAACATCGTCAGATACGCCGATCACGGGATCCTGCTCCGGCTCCGATACTGGCTCAGAACCCCCTACTACGACGCGCCGATCCGCTCGGAGATCCAGCGACGAATCTGGGAGGAACTCGCGGACGCGGACGTGGAGATCCCCTATCCCCACATGCACCACGTCTTCGACGAGACCAGCGGAGAGGCCCACGTCACCAACGGACCTCGTGACGGCGCCGGACCGGATCTCAGCGATCGACGGTGA